A window of Hordeum vulgare subsp. vulgare chromosome 5H, MorexV3_pseudomolecules_assembly, whole genome shotgun sequence genomic DNA:
CTGGAGCTCCCACCCTTACAATCCCTGCAACAAAAGCTCCACAGTTGAATGCTCCCATGTCTTTCGGCACGGAAATGAACCTGATCAAACATAATGGAACCCATGGTTTTAGACTTGCAGAGGAAGGGAAAATATAGGAGTTAAAAAGAAAGTTCGTCAAACCGGTTAACAAGAAGCTCCTTCTCACTAATCATGTATTCATCCTCATGTTCTGTCCCTTTCTCAAGCGAGTCAGCCACCTGGAAACAATAAGAAAGCATCTTCGGGGATAAGCATCAAATAAGCAAACTCAGTCCAGTGATGAGAACATAACCAGGCCCCTATTCACTCTCAACCCATACTATAAATGAATGCGTCAATTTCTTCTTTAACACAACAACAGAAAGTAGTTTAAATATGAGTATCATAAATCTTCTTGTATGGGGGTTTGAGGACCAGCCTAAGTATGTATTACTTCCGTCCTGGTTTATTGGTCCTCTTTGTATTTTGTGCCAAACTTTAACCTTAGATTTAACTAACAAAATGTTAATGGCATGTGACAAAAAATAATATTATTAGAAACTATGTTCAATACGAATCCAACGATATAATTTTTGGTGACATGCACTAACATTTTGTTAGTTAAATCTATGGTCAAAATTTAGCACAAAATACGAAGGTGACCAATAAACCAGGACAGAGGTAGTATAACAAAAGAGCAATGGTAAGCTGGTCAAGTCACCTGGGATGCGGGGCATAGAAGGGAATGGGGATTATATATTTCTAGTTTATTCTTCTCATAGACGATCAATACGGGGTATATGCTAACGCTATCCAAATGAGTGCATCATTTAAAAACACAGAATATTAGGCCATACTACTACAAAGAGTGGGAATTAGGAGAACACTACTCGAAAGAGTCTTCTTTGCTGAATAATAACATTCCAAATGGCACCAAAATGTTGAAACATCATTCATGTTAAATTTCCATCCAAGCTCTTCTTTAGTGCTCATGCTTGTGAGAGAAATTATTGAAAATGATAATACTGTCTTTTTGACTTCCATGCTATTACAACATCCTGACTTATTTCATTTTTCAAATCACAAGTCAGAATTCAGAAAGACAGAAATCAAATTACATTGTTGAGGTGTTCTTGGTTAGGTAGTCTGGCAGAAATATCAAACACCAAGGCAGCTAGGTATAGACCATTTTATCAGTCATGATActtgttgaagtgtatatgtggattgcctagcccttcccatcagttcggactttaggttgcgttggctagtgcatgaagcttaacaataCTCAGGCAATCAGACCACTAACAAATAAGCTCAGCCAGCAATCTTTTGACAGGACATGAGGACAACAAAGAAAGTGCACAGTGAATGGAAAAACTAAAAAGGTAAGTGCAACCTTTACAAAAACGCCTACAGTTATGATAATGACTCCAACTATTGTGGGACAGAATAGGAATAAAAGAAGATTGATATGCAGAATAGATTACCTTTCCAAACAGTACTTTCCATACCGTGCTGTGAATGAATGATAAAATGCCCAGCAGTCGAGTCTCTCGTCTATTCCCCTGGATTGATTATTATCATTACTAACATGACTATCTCAACAGAATAAAAAATTACAGAAAGCATTAAGTATGTATACAATAAGTCAATAAAGGAGGTTAATGATGTAAACTTGGAGAACACATGGAACCCTGAGAGAAATGATAGCCTATGATTAATTGAATATCATATTTATGGGGTCCACAAAAAATGATGAGGTCACACTAAGTTGTTATTATTCAATCAGTTCAAAAATTCATCTAACATTACGGTTAGATTTTTTATCCAAATTACAAATTCTTCTGATAACTCTATCCAGATGGATCATTATCTGCATTTTAGATGTGCTACAGATATTGTGCTATGATTTCCTCTTTAAAGGAAGACAAGTGATACAAGCAGCAAGTTATTATCCAAAAGAAGTTATGCAAGTAAAAGGCCATGACTATGGCATGCCATTCACAAGTCACAACAAAGAAGCGAGGAAGTATATGAAGCAATAGACAAGTACTCTACTACAAAGCCATATTCTGGACCAAGAAAATCATGGAATAAGATGACTATGCATCAAACCTTCTCCCTGTGACATAGGAGTTCAAGAACTCTTGCACCAACAGCATAACCAGCGTCCTCCAGCCTGTGTACAAATCATAAAAGAAGAGAAACAGATGTTACGATAAGCATCAATAAATATTAACCATGAAAATCGAGCAATGTATTTCTAGTGAGAATCATTATCAAACGTCCTTGCATGAATTAACACAATAACATTACCGTCTCCATTCTCCAATGAGAAGTAACGAGATAGTATCTTATATGGTAAAATGACAAATACAATTCACAACAAGTAGATACATTGAAACATTAGAGCTGCAGAAATTGGACCAACCAGATGTCAGTCACATTATATGGCATATCAGAGAAACATCTCAACATATGAAAAAGTAACTGTGAACCTTTACATTATCTGAAATTCTGTATGATTTAAGACACTAGCATACAGTAAGTGGCAACACATAGCACCTGGAAACTTATGTGACCTGTATATCCAAGAGTACCATGTACTAACTAAAAAGGTTGTACCACCCACTACCAGGTACCAACCAAGTATTTTTCTACCATGAACTAGAACACAGGTTCATCAGTCTCAGAGAACTGAAACTGCCTACCTTGTGTATAACTAGTTCATCAGTCTCACAGGTTCATCAGGCACAAAACGAATTGCCATAGGACAGTGAATAACTAGTTAGTATGGATAAAATTAACTAGACCACAGGTTTTCTTTTTTACCATGAACTAGAACATGCTCATCAACAGTATGAGCAGATGTGTGAATAAGAAACAGAGACTACCTCCTTTCCAGCTCAGCAATGTTGTCAACTTGAGTCTGGTTGTATTGAACTACCTCCGAGAACAAGAATGCAAACGCACTCAAACTGACCTATGAAATACAAAAAACATTTATTAAGCatgtacaaaaacaaaacaagGAAGCAAAAATATTGTTTCGCCACAAGTTACAAACTATAAACAGAAAGACTGAATGTGCCACTGCATCTTACATTCAAATACTCACATTTAGCAAGTAACACTTCTCATACTGCAACCAGGGCAGAGGAGAAGCAATATATTTAGCTCTAAAAATATATCCAAGTATCACTAAGTGCATGGTAACTTTCACTTCAATATATTTATGCTGTTTATTtaacaactcaactaatgcaaGGAGTTGTTGTTTGTTATTGCATTTGGCCCTTTTCAAGAAATGGGTCCTCCTTAGTGCTTACAGGAAAGCAACTACAGTTTAGGTTCACACTCACTTGAATGTACTTCAGAGAAAAATGAGAAATCACTTGGGAGTATTTTCATGTAGTACTAATGTGATGACTTGGTATAAGAAACTTGTCTGCATGATACAAAAATATATTGGCACAAATACAAATGGCTCCTGTCAAAAGCTTCAATCAAACTTCAGGAAGGCAAATACCAATGAAAAGAATGAATGTCACTCCATTTTACAGTCAAACTCTTTCACATTCAGGAACTAAGCAAGTACACATTTTGCATTTTGCCATCAAGGTAGAATAAAGCAACATTTTAGCTCTACAAAAATTATCCAATTGAAAGTATCACTGAGGTGCACAGTAACTTCCACTTCAATACAGTTTGTTGATATGCATAATATCAACGTATTTCCTTCCATTCCTGAAAAACACATGAACTAGTGTGCTTGGGCAATAGTTTCAGAACGTCTCCAATGGAAGCTACTGTTAAGACATATATATTAGTTTCCTTTGTAGGACGTGTTATTTCCAATTTTCATTAGAGATTTTGTGTATATTTCCACATGTACTTGGTATATTTGTACTGGCCGTCCTTGGCCTCCAGgacatacaagttgcatatttcctcACAGCTACCACTACCAACATGGATTAGGTTTCAACTTTCAACTAGACTCGCATTCCAATTGCATACTACTGCATAACAAAAAATAAACAACACCCCCACAGTTACAGACCATAGTAAAAAACAGTCATGCTGCTCGATATAATTGTCCAGGATCTGAAACAACTTCCCGTCAAACTACTCGCCGAACCCGTGAACTTGCCTCAGTTACCTATACCTGACTCATGGTATCTGAAGGGATTTTGAGGTGGGCAACAAGCGTACCTCCTGTCTGCCACGACCGAGAGGCTTGTCGAGCACGTTTGCATACTGTTTCGCCTTCCCCACGCCGATCATCTTGTCTGGCCTCCTCTGGGTTCTCCCTTCCTCCGGGTTTCTTCAGATTTCTTGGGGTTTGTCGAAATACTTATGACCAAGCTGAGACCGTACAGGGGTTCCTGGGTTACCTCTTTCTATACTGCAAAGGTAGAAGTGAGGCAGGTCCTGAGACATGTAAACTGCACCATTGAATGATGCCCATTACTAGAGTTCAGTCCATGAACCAATTATGTGTTCAGCATACTGGAAAGGTGCTCTACAGTAATGGTAGGGAGCAAATTGCATAGAACAAATATAAGCAGTAATTGAAGGATAATGAAAACTGATATAAGAGGTAGGCAGTTTCTGAAATCATCTGGGGAGAACTGATATGCCATACACACAAACAGAACTATTGCTCTAGAGTCCGTAAGATGCCAAGACGAAATACTCCTAGTTCTTATTACACAATTTGCATGTTCTTGCGATGCTATTTAAGTACAGTTGTGTACATGCCTGTTCCCTAACATCTTCACTACAAGTCCTTCTTTCTTAGCATCTTAGACTATGGACCGATGGCAAAAGTGAAGAATTGTGATATTTTCGTTACAGTGATCTGTATGGGGCCACTGAAATTCATTGCACCTTCAGACATTCTTAGGTCAGGCCATGCGGTCCTAGCGTCTCAGAGGCTCTAAAGCCACAATTTGTTTGCGAGCATGGCATcacacagcagcagcagcaatggCATACGGAGCATGATGAAAAGGGAAATACTACTCTAGCAAACAGCGGCGTCATTTCTGCTCGCACGGCAGAAGAACCAGAGATGGAAGCGGCAGTACCAGCGGACGCGGAGGAGCGCGGGCCGGGCAGATCGGGAGCCGGGGATGTCGAGGACTGTGGATCTGCACGCAGGGAGGGCGGGACGGGGGCGGCCGAGATTGACGTGTGGGGGAGCGGGCGGGGACGGAGCGGCCTGGATCCGGAACCGGCTTGGATGGAGACGGTGGGGGCGGGGAGAGGCACGGCGGGCTGGCGGGCGGGGCCGGCGGCGATCCGGCGGGAGGCGAGGTCGGGTGTGAGCGGGACGAGTAGTAAACCAGagaggtgagagggagaggggagaggaaagGGAGAGGTGGGATTTTTGTGGTAATTTTTCTGAAATAGGGATCTTTTTTTTGGATAATTCTGAAATGGGGATCTACTCTACTCTCCAAACCTGGTCAATATACAGGCCTGGCAGGGTCCATGTTGGCCCTTTCATGGCTTAAGTTTGAAAACCATCTAGCATGCGACATATTCTCTTCGTTTCTAAATGCAAGTCTTTTTAAAAAGATCATTATGGATTACAATAAATGAatgtatattttaaaatatgtttatatacatctgtatgtagtttatagtgaaatctctaaaaaagacTACTCCCCTGTTCTTAGATAATTGTAGTTAAAAAAACTCATCCTGACTACAATTAtttagaaacaaaaaaatatatttaaaaatggaGGCAGTAAAAGGATCTGCATGACCCGACACACGCTTGTGGGCTGGGCTTCGTTCATTTTCAGCCTTCTGAGCCATTTCAGCCATCCAGGCCTTTTAATTCAAGGTTTAAATgcaaaaaaatccctaaaaatgTCAAGCAGTATTAAAAAGGCTCCTAAAAACGGAAGTGCTCTTTAATCCCCGGCTCACATGCTCTATGATGaaaagtaaaaacaaaaaaaatagtaaatCTTTTCAATTTTTTGTGACAAGCATTGATGAATGTTTTAACTTCCTGCATTTTTTTCTAATGAAATGACATTCGTGGAGATCTGgacaaaaaacaaaattgatgCTCCAAAATGCTTCCAACAATAGTCTTTTCGAAGCATCAGTTTGTTTGCCCAAACCTTCACATTCACCAAGGTTTATCACAAAAACGGAAAAATTTAAGTTTCTTAATTATTTTTTCTAATTTTATTGTACATAGCGAAGCGTGTGAGAGCTCGGGGTTCCAAAACCATGTGTCCCCCTAAAAAGGTCGAAACACCCCCAAACGGTGCTAAGAGGGCAGACTTGGTCGTGTGCCGAGTCTGAGCTGTTTCGGGACGGCTTGCGAATAAACAAGCCATGTCGTAGTCAGCCTCAAGGCTTGGCTTCGGGGATcagctgtgacgccctcggcttaatcgtacgctaatcatacacgcaaatgcgtacgatcaaacccaaggactcacggggagatatcacaacacaactctagacacaaataaaataacatcagcttcatattacaagccaggggcctcgagggctagaatacgaaagctcgataaacacacgagtcagcggaagcaacaaatatctgagtacagacataaaacaacatgggggtgccttagagaaggctagcacaaaagatacaacgatcgaacgaggcgaggcctcctgcctgggaacctcctaactactcctgatcatcagcggcctccatgtagtagtaggcaccgtcggggtagcagtcgtcggtggcggggacctccatctcctgggcttcatcatctggtcgcagcaaacggatcaaggggacaagggggggagcaaagcagcggtgagtactcatccaaagtactcgcaagtcttacatcagaactattctaattatgcatcagtatcaaagaaggggggtgtatatgtggactgactgcagcaatgcgagaatagagagagaaggcctagtcctatcgaagactagcatcttcagggtcttgcagcaatagacgggagtagaacaggggtaacacataaatagtcatattgttgcagcaatataaaagtgaggtcacgcct
This region includes:
- the LOC123394973 gene encoding trafficking protein particle complex subunit 5, whose translation is MIGVGKAKQYANVLDKPLGRGRQEVSLSAFAFLFSEVVQYNQTQVDNIAELERRLEDAGYAVGARVLELLCHREKGNRRETRLLGILSFIHSTVWKVLFGKVADSLEKGTEHEDEYMISEKELLVNRFISVPKDMGAFNCGAFVAGIVRGVLDNAGFPAVVTAHFVPIEGQQRPRTTILIKFAEEVIHREARLG